A genomic window from Tolypothrix sp. PCC 7910 includes:
- a CDS encoding RtcB family protein: protein MQPKNLQRLLRALGRQGLDVTYSNRIYSVRLANSPDTPAAEVLLPEGFPVEAKALKQLANLANVRHPAGGCVCRACATPDFHPGDAGVAIGSVVETVDQVIPGAVGSDINCGMRLHVADLTIDEFLKKRDLFVERMKGDYFFGTRDVTMTAHAMRALFQYGVPGWLDVMLDNATGSVVKSDLQQLSQECDRIFLDGFMNGNWKLAPAELVPDDGLVRDGGLGTRRTPN, encoded by the coding sequence ATGCAGCCAAAAAATCTTCAACGTCTCTTGCGTGCTTTAGGACGACAAGGTTTAGATGTTACTTATAGCAATCGCATATATTCTGTTCGGCTTGCTAATTCTCCTGATACCCCAGCAGCAGAGGTTCTGTTACCGGAAGGCTTTCCTGTGGAAGCTAAAGCACTCAAACAATTAGCAAATCTCGCTAACGTACGCCATCCTGCAGGTGGATGTGTCTGTCGTGCTTGTGCTACCCCTGATTTTCATCCTGGCGATGCTGGCGTTGCTATTGGTTCGGTGGTGGAAACTGTTGATCAAGTTATTCCTGGTGCTGTTGGTTCTGACATTAATTGTGGGATGCGCCTCCATGTTGCTGATTTGACAATCGATGAATTCCTCAAAAAACGCGATTTATTTGTAGAACGCATGAAAGGCGATTACTTTTTTGGAACTCGCGATGTCACCATGACTGCTCATGCAATGCGTGCATTATTCCAGTATGGCGTTCCCGGTTGGTTGGATGTGATGCTAGATAACGCTACGGGGAGTGTAGTTAAGTCTGATTTACAGCAGCTATCCCAAGAGTGCGATCGCATTTTCTTGGATGGCTTTATGAATGGTAACTGGAAACTTGCGCCGGCAGAATTGGTTCCCGATGATGGATTGGTACGCGATGGCGGACTAGGAACCAGAAGAACGCCGAATTGA
- a CDS encoding CTB family bacteriocin: MSNEIKNIAAVELSEDELDNVAGGFGIILGGGQTLGLTTGSTFEQKNLAVGQQTFAGPGGAGTTTLVNAQEIFSNAGQGLFVGNA; the protein is encoded by the coding sequence ATGTCTAACGAAATCAAAAACATCGCTGCTGTTGAACTTTCTGAAGATGAATTAGATAACGTTGCTGGTGGTTTTGGAATTATTCTCGGTGGTGGTCAAACCCTAGGACTGACTACTGGCAGCACCTTTGAACAAAAGAATCTCGCAGTTGGTCAACAAACATTTGCAGGCCCAGGTGGTGCAGGTACCACAACCTTAGTTAACGCTCAAGAAATCTTCAGCAATGCTGGTCAAGGCTTATTCGTAGGTAACGCTTAG
- a CDS encoding CTB family bacteriocin, which yields MSHEIKNIAAIELSEDELDNVAGGFGGIVIGGGQNLDLFTNSSFQQKNLAVGQQTIAGPGGAGTTTLVNAQEIFSNAGQGLFVGNA from the coding sequence ATGTCTCACGAAATCAAAAATATCGCTGCTATTGAACTTTCTGAAGATGAACTAGATAACGTTGCTGGTGGTTTTGGTGGAATTGTGATTGGTGGCGGTCAAAATCTTGATTTATTTACCAACAGCAGCTTCCAACAAAAAAATCTCGCAGTTGGTCAACAAACAATTGCAGGCCCAGGTGGTGCAGGTACAACCACATTGGTTAACGCTCAAGAAATCTTCAGCAATGCTGGTCAAGGGCTGTTCGTAGGTAACGCTTAG
- a CDS encoding CTB family bacteriocin produces MSHEIKNIAAVELSEDELDNVAGGFGGIVIGGGQNLDLFTNSSFQQKNLAVGQQTIAGPGGAGTTTLVNAQEIFSNAGQGLFVGNA; encoded by the coding sequence ATGTCTCACGAAATCAAAAATATCGCTGCTGTTGAACTTTCTGAAGATGAACTAGATAACGTTGCTGGTGGTTTTGGTGGAATTGTGATTGGTGGCGGTCAAAATCTTGATTTATTTACCAACAGTAGCTTCCAACAAAAAAATCTCGCAGTTGGTCAACAAACAATTGCAGGCCCAGGTGGTGCAGGTACCACAACCTTAGTTAACGCTCAAGAAATCTTCAGCAATGCTGGTCAAGGCTTGTTCGTAGGTAACGCTTAG
- a CDS encoding CTB family bacteriocin, whose protein sequence is MSHEIKNIAAIELCEDELDNVAGGFGGIVLGDGQTLGLTTGSTFEQKNLAVGQQTFAGPQGAGTTTLVNAQEIFSNAGQGLFVGNA, encoded by the coding sequence ATGTCTCACGAAATCAAAAACATCGCTGCTATTGAACTTTGTGAAGATGAATTAGATAACGTTGCTGGTGGTTTTGGTGGAATTGTTCTGGGTGACGGTCAAACCCTAGGACTGACTACTGGCAGCACCTTTGAACAAAAGAATCTCGCAGTTGGTCAACAAACATTTGCTGGGCCTCAAGGTGCAGGTACCACAACCTTAGTTAACGCTCAAGAAATCTTCAGCAACGCTGGTCAAGGTTTGTTCGTAGGTAACGCTTAG
- a CDS encoding CTB family bacteriocin: MSHEIKKIAAIELSEDELDNVAGGFGGIAIGGGQNLDLFTNSSFQQKNLAVGQQTIAGPGGAGTTTLVNAQEIFSNAGQGLFVGN, encoded by the coding sequence ATGTCTCACGAAATCAAAAAGATTGCTGCTATTGAACTTTCTGAAGATGAACTAGATAACGTTGCTGGTGGTTTTGGTGGAATTGCTATTGGTGGCGGTCAAAATCTTGATTTATTTACCAACAGCAGCTTCCAACAAAAAAATCTCGCAGTCGGTCAACAAACAATTGCAGGCCCTGGTGGTGCTGGTACCACAACCTTAGTTAACGCTCAAGAAATCTTCAGCAACGCTGGTCAAGGTTTGTTCGTTGGTAACTAA
- a CDS encoding dihydrolipoamide acetyltransferase family protein, with translation MSIYEVFMPALSSTMTEGKIVSWVKSPGDKVEKGETVVVVESDKADMDVESFYEGYLAHILVQAGESAAVGNAIAFVVETEAEIEAAKAAANSSSAATPAPAAPQPVAAAVSAGTPVLASQNGSNHKEGRLVVSPRARKLAKELKVDLKTLQGSGPYGRIVAEDVEAAANKGKPAASAPITPPPSVPTTAPVAPPAKTAAPAAAPVPAVASAVPGQVVPLTTFQNAVVRNMVATLSVPVFRVGYTITTDALDKLYKQVKSKGVTMTALLAKAVAVTLQKHPLLNASYSDQGIVYHSDINISVAVAMDDGGLITPVLKNADIVDLYSLSRSWKSLVERARAKQLQPDEYNSGTFTVSNLGMFGVDTFDAILPPGQGSILAIGASRPQVVATADGLFGVRQQMQVNITSDHRIIYGAHAAAFLQDLAKLIETNPQSLTM, from the coding sequence ATGAGCATTTACGAAGTATTTATGCCGGCGCTGAGTTCCACCATGACCGAAGGCAAAATTGTCTCTTGGGTAAAGTCTCCAGGCGATAAAGTGGAAAAAGGCGAAACAGTGGTGGTTGTCGAGTCAGATAAGGCAGATATGGATGTGGAATCCTTCTATGAAGGATATCTGGCTCACATTTTAGTGCAAGCTGGTGAAAGTGCGGCTGTAGGAAATGCGATCGCTTTCGTTGTAGAAACGGAAGCTGAAATCGAAGCTGCTAAGGCTGCTGCTAATTCTAGTAGCGCTGCTACTCCTGCTCCTGCTGCGCCTCAACCAGTCGCCGCCGCTGTTTCTGCTGGAACACCAGTCTTAGCGTCTCAAAACGGCTCAAACCACAAAGAAGGAAGGCTCGTAGTTTCTCCACGGGCCCGCAAATTGGCAAAAGAGTTAAAAGTTGATTTAAAGACGCTTCAAGGCAGTGGCCCCTACGGTCGTATTGTTGCTGAAGATGTGGAAGCTGCTGCAAATAAAGGTAAGCCAGCCGCTAGCGCACCAATTACACCGCCACCATCTGTACCAACAACCGCTCCAGTTGCACCACCAGCTAAGACGGCTGCACCTGCAGCTGCGCCTGTTCCCGCAGTTGCTAGCGCTGTCCCTGGTCAGGTAGTACCTCTAACTACTTTCCAAAATGCAGTAGTACGGAATATGGTAGCTACCTTATCTGTACCTGTTTTCCGTGTGGGTTACACAATTACCACCGATGCACTAGACAAGCTCTATAAGCAGGTGAAGTCCAAAGGGGTAACAATGACAGCGCTACTGGCAAAAGCCGTAGCAGTAACGTTGCAAAAACACCCGCTACTCAATGCTAGCTATTCCGATCAAGGAATTGTTTATCATTCTGACATCAACATTTCCGTAGCTGTAGCAATGGATGATGGCGGATTGATTACACCTGTATTAAAGAATGCAGACATAGTAGATCTTTATTCCCTATCCCGCAGTTGGAAGTCTTTAGTAGAACGTGCTAGAGCAAAACAACTGCAACCAGACGAATACAACAGTGGCACATTTACCGTGTCCAACTTGGGGATGTTTGGTGTAGATACATTTGATGCAATTTTACCACCTGGGCAAGGTTCAATTTTAGCGATTGGTGCATCCCGTCCGCAAGTTGTAGCAACCGCTGATGGTTTGTTTGGGGTACGTCAACAAATGCAGGTAAATATTACTTCAGACCATCGTATTATTTACGGTGCTCATGCTGCTGCATTCTTGCAAGATTTAGCTAAGTTGATTGAGACTAATCCACAATCTTTGACTATGTAA
- a CDS encoding 2Fe-2S iron-sulfur cluster-binding protein codes for MSELCKISFPGTNYPPINLQPYQNLSEHLTIQNSPVLFGCRTGICGTCLVEVIGEISPPQLDEQEMLDTLAPNYPNIRLACQIYITGNLEIREFK; via the coding sequence ATGTCTGAACTTTGTAAAATATCCTTTCCGGGAACTAACTATCCCCCCATAAATCTGCAACCTTATCAAAATTTATCTGAGCATTTAACAATTCAAAATTCACCTGTATTGTTTGGTTGTCGAACTGGTATTTGCGGAACTTGCTTAGTTGAGGTGATTGGTGAAATTTCTCCTCCCCAACTAGATGAACAGGAAATGTTAGATACATTAGCGCCTAATTATCCTAATATACGATTAGCCTGTCAAATATACATTACAGGAAATTTAGAGATTAGAGAATTTAAATAA
- a CDS encoding P-aminobenzoate N-oxygenase AurF, giving the protein MTNTIHQLTENPTIYRKLQINHSRNKQQDHTALMDEATANFRYEDCQNEYWNPEEFSLLYGTALWEQSSPHQRIILNHLYWVAYYSQIVSAEIATIYFNQTSAAGLYAHEDFRLICDTLDLESSQERAHINAFRTTAKQVEQKLFGELIFTYPMRGPFTETMVFADTNALKTWWKKIQLQYFGLISANNTFLACQYFTVRGVRTLNGKLVQHKLSNYYQKHPHPETAPIPAKISYYHFLDESFHFNSSTIISHDVVTCLPAPTAFESLVANLGLLGCQRDHFHFSAAINGIFWYDPALYGKIYKLLRSPIFSMSDNDAKEMMRRCFTEESEGLHRSFSTHQEAMASYKVYVEKLDYLWQQNREMSIMAANSLTRYLATQKSAFQRFQNYQYGNKS; this is encoded by the coding sequence ATGACAAATACTATTCACCAGTTAACAGAAAATCCAACCATTTATCGGAAATTACAAATTAACCACAGCCGCAATAAACAGCAAGACCATACTGCTTTGATGGATGAAGCAACCGCTAATTTTCGCTATGAAGATTGTCAAAACGAGTATTGGAATCCCGAAGAATTCTCTCTACTCTACGGTACAGCTTTATGGGAACAATCTAGCCCACATCAGCGTATAATTTTAAATCACCTTTACTGGGTAGCATACTACTCACAAATTGTTTCTGCTGAAATTGCCACTATATATTTTAATCAAACGAGCGCAGCCGGACTTTATGCTCACGAAGATTTCCGCTTAATTTGCGATACTTTAGATTTAGAATCTTCCCAAGAAAGAGCGCATATTAATGCTTTTCGCACAACTGCTAAACAGGTTGAACAAAAATTATTTGGAGAACTCATCTTTACTTACCCCATGCGCGGCCCGTTTACAGAAACAATGGTTTTTGCTGACACAAACGCTCTCAAAACTTGGTGGAAAAAAATTCAACTGCAATACTTTGGATTGATTTCTGCAAATAATACATTTTTAGCTTGTCAATATTTCACAGTCAGAGGCGTGCGGACGCTGAATGGTAAATTAGTCCAGCATAAACTCAGCAATTATTATCAGAAACATCCTCATCCCGAAACTGCGCCTATTCCTGCAAAAATCTCTTACTACCACTTTCTAGATGAAAGCTTTCACTTTAATAGTTCGACAATTATATCTCACGATGTCGTTACCTGCCTGCCCGCACCAACGGCATTTGAGAGCCTAGTTGCTAATTTAGGATTGCTTGGCTGTCAGCGCGATCACTTTCACTTTTCAGCAGCGATTAACGGGATTTTCTGGTACGATCCGGCACTGTATGGCAAGATTTATAAATTGTTGCGATCGCCAATTTTTTCTATGAGCGATAATGATGCTAAAGAAATGATGCGTCGCTGTTTTACAGAAGAGTCTGAAGGATTGCATCGTAGTTTTTCAACCCATCAAGAAGCGATGGCATCTTATAAAGTATATGTAGAAAAGCTTGATTATCTTTGGCAGCAGAATCGAGAAATGTCAATCATGGCAGCTAATTCCCTGACTCGATATCTAGCAACTCAAAAAAGTGCTTTTCAAAGGTTTCAAAATTATCAATATGGAAATAAATCTTAA
- a CDS encoding alpha/beta fold hydrolase: MSLFCLVHGAFQGAWCWDLLIPYLEAQGHKTIAMDLPIEDASASLLQFADVVLQALPKTDDDIVLVGHSMAGTFIPLVAEVHQVRQLVFLNALIPYPGISTIDQFSHNLDGDSLKSLNYEPKDVSKLAQFNDEPDMFKPDSVGRDYSEKAVLIELFYHDCEPDVMHWALVKSRSQQSMAYIFESNPLKDLPKIECRYIVCTDDRIISPAWSRYAARKRLGVDVIEMPGGHCPHLSRPADLASILTNFDY; encoded by the coding sequence ATGAGTCTTTTTTGTCTAGTTCACGGTGCGTTTCAAGGCGCTTGGTGTTGGGATTTGTTAATTCCTTATTTAGAAGCCCAAGGCCACAAAACAATAGCAATGGATTTGCCAATTGAAGATGCATCTGCAAGTTTATTGCAATTTGCTGATGTAGTACTTCAAGCGCTACCAAAAACTGATGATGATATTGTTTTAGTTGGTCATTCAATGGCTGGTACCTTTATTCCTCTTGTGGCTGAAGTACATCAAGTACGTCAATTGGTATTCCTGAATGCCCTGATTCCATACCCTGGAATTAGTACAATTGATCAATTTTCTCATAACCTTGATGGGGATAGTCTTAAATCATTAAATTACGAACCAAAAGATGTAAGTAAACTTGCACAATTTAATGATGAACCTGATATGTTTAAGCCGGATTCTGTTGGTAGAGACTATTCAGAGAAAGCAGTATTGATTGAACTTTTCTATCACGATTGTGAACCAGATGTAATGCACTGGGCGCTTGTAAAAAGTCGTTCACAGCAATCAATGGCATATATTTTTGAGTCTAATCCTTTGAAAGATTTACCAAAAATAGAGTGTAGATATATTGTTTGTACTGATGACCGAATAATTTCTCCAGCATGGTCACGCTACGCTGCACGTAAGCGTTTGGGCGTTGATGTTATTGAAATGCCTGGAGGACATTGTCCCCATTTGTCTCGTCCTGCTGACCTTGCCTCCATATTGACTAATTTTGATTATTAA